GGATACATGCTGGATGTACAATTCCGCTACGCGTTTGGAAGCTCCCATGATATTCACCGGGTTTACCGCTTTGTCCGTGGAAATCAGAACGAAGCGTTCTACTCCCGACAGACGGGAAATATCCGCCACATTCTTGGTCCCCAGAACGTTGTTCAAGACCGCTTCGCAGGGATTGGTTTCCATCATTGGTACGTGCTTGTAAGCGGCCGAATGGAAGACCACTTCGGGGGAATGCGCTTCGAACACGGAGCTGACTCTGGAAAGATTCTTCACGTCCGCGACCACGGGAAAGAATTCGATTTCGGAATCCGGAAAGATTTTTCTAAGCTCGTAATCGATCTCATAGAGAGGAGTTTCCGAAGAATCTACCAGAATGAGTTTCGAAGGTTGGAAGACCGCGACCTGTCTGCAGATCTCGCTCCCGATCGAACCTCCCGCGCCCGTTACTAGGATGGATTTGCCTCGGATATAAGAACGAATGGATTCGATTTCCAAATCCACGACGGGTCGTCCGAGTAGGTCTTCCACCCGAATCTCGCGGAGTTGCTGGATCTTAGGAGAGTCGAAGAGGAGGGAGCCGATGGAAGGAAGAATCTTAAAGCCTACCTCGGTGGACTCGAACGTCTTGAGCAATTTTCCGATCAATTTTCCGTCCGGGTTTTTGATCGCTATGATAACCTGTTTGATCCCTAATTTACGGATGGTGTCTTCCGCCTTGGAAATATTTCCGAGAATGGGAACACCCTGGATCAAAGCGCCGATTTTACTTTCGTCGTCGTCCAAAAAGCCGACTGGATTCAATTTCAGTTCGCTATGCCGGCGGAATTCCGAGAGTAGGGAAGCTCCCATTTTTCCGGCGCCTAAGATCAGCGTAGGAGCTCCATGCTCTCTCGTTTTGCGAATGATGTACTGGTCCCGAAAAATTCTCCAGGAAAGACTTCGAAGACAAAGAAAGCTGAGAAGAAGAATCGTATCGAGTACCGGAACCATCCGGGACATCTGATCGAATCGGTTATAAAATAGTAGAACTGTCGTGGCGATGAAGGAGGACAGTACGGTTATTTTAATGATTTCTAAAAGATCATGTATGGACGCATAAGCCCAGATGGAACGATAGATATTGGAAAACAGAAAAACGACGGAACGACAGGCGACTACGATCACCAAAGGAATCAAAAAGGTATCCGTTCTTTGGAGAAAGGAGAGAGATTCGAATCGAATCAAGTGGGCCAAAAAGTAGGACAGGACCATAAAGCAGAGATCCAAAGGAAAGATCAAGGTCCGGCGGTTCCAATGTTCCATTAAGGAAAAAAATATCTTTAAATGCTAAAAGTCCAATCTTTTTGGGTTTTTTCGGTTGCGGAAATCGAGAATCTAAACGAATCTCCCGTGTAGATCCGTGAAAGAATTAATCGTCAACCTGGAAGGGAAACTTGACTTGCAGCTGGGGGCGGCATTTCGGGAAAAGATAGGGCAGGTATTATCCTCGGAACCCTATAAGATTCTTTTGGATGCATCGGGCATCGGAGATTGGGAACTGGGGGCACTCGACCTGATCCGAGAGGCTGCGACCAGTCATTCGGAATCAAAATTTGCCGTATGCAATCTAGTACAAGGTTTAGGCGAAGAATGGAAACTCTCCGGTTTGGCAAAAGAAATTCCGACGTTCTCCTCCAGAGAAGACGCCAAGTCCTTTTTAAACCGGGAATCGGATGCAAAGGAAACGGCATCTCCCGGATTCGTAGCATGTCCGATCTGCTTCCAGACTTTGAGAGTGCAAGGAAAAGGGAATTATCGCTGCCCGGCTTGTTCCCATACTTTTTATCTGACCGCGGATTACAGAACGGCTAGTTTCGAAAAACTGTTTTAACCGCGCGAAGAATGCGCCCGAACTCCTCCGGTAAAGAAATTTCCGAAGATAGTGCTTGCCACAAAAGCGCCGGAAGGGTCTTTTTTTAATATGAAAGAGACCTCGCCCTCTTCTAATCCGAGTTTTTT
The DNA window shown above is from Leptospira fletcheri and carries:
- a CDS encoding polysaccharide biosynthesis protein, which gives rise to MEHWNRRTLIFPLDLCFMVLSYFLAHLIRFESLSFLQRTDTFLIPLVIVVACRSVVFLFSNIYRSIWAYASIHDLLEIIKITVLSSFIATTVLLFYNRFDQMSRMVPVLDTILLLSFLCLRSLSWRIFRDQYIIRKTREHGAPTLILGAGKMGASLLSEFRRHSELKLNPVGFLDDDESKIGALIQGVPILGNISKAEDTIRKLGIKQVIIAIKNPDGKLIGKLLKTFESTEVGFKILPSIGSLLFDSPKIQQLREIRVEDLLGRPVVDLEIESIRSYIRGKSILVTGAGGSIGSEICRQVAVFQPSKLILVDSSETPLYEIDYELRKIFPDSEIEFFPVVADVKNLSRVSSVFEAHSPEVVFHSAAYKHVPMMETNPCEAVLNNVLGTKNVADISRLSGVERFVLISTDKAVNPVNIMGASKRVAELYIQHVSRETRTKFITVRFGNVLGSNGSVIPRFREQIQNGGPVTVTHPEVIRYFMTIPEATQLVLQAGSMGERGEIFLLEMGEPVRILSLAEEMIRLSGLRPYIDIPIEFTGLRPGEKLFEELLLDLEGIKKTHHPKIRIAAPLEDNDISSFQARFQALLNAARSNQEKEIFLRFKELVPEYKIHKDYITEEEARIIGKNGS
- a CDS encoding STAS domain protein; protein product: MKELIVNLEGKLDLQLGAAFREKIGQVLSSEPYKILLDASGIGDWELGALDLIREAATSHSESKFAVCNLVQGLGEEWKLSGLAKEIPTFSSREDAKSFLNRESDAKETASPGFVACPICFQTLRVQGKGNYRCPACSHTFYLTADYRTASFEKLF